One Ananas comosus cultivar F153 linkage group 1, ASM154086v1, whole genome shotgun sequence DNA window includes the following coding sequences:
- the LOC109717868 gene encoding chromatin assembly factor 1 subunit FSM, with translation MDGVALLGTIRSEDLDRSEDDRDSMVVDTAPNHALDQSRSNAEGLVVLNCVPEVDEDLMSVDASPMESVAQSKDTSKDNDKGVKKQLKRKRASIDSDLIGKDKEALITQLHQELEGLFEYYKKVSGLKISLEEYGHLSNNSMIACLLEESNLSFSKLVEEIYEKLKARDGVMLASVRSSVLFVGQRSMYGTSNADTDVLEDESESCLWCWETRDWKLLPASLRGTLNIRRTARKKIHDRISAISATLSILANLEGCHGGRSDFTKASVKLGKALNLDGIQSLVECLEKKNGAEMAERDAKLKEKELIKEAERNKRNAEKEKKKVEREIQKEKLHAEKEAKRLQEAAEKEAKRHEKEEAELKKQLKKQQEEAEREQKRREKEEAELRKTLRMQKQANMMERFLKKSKMNSDNPNDRVSTKGRIVDSALKNEEANNSATSSMDHTFSHQDACALEDLWRFHVAGWKKLSCNRLSRWGVRRKPKTELLKELKLQKCSEAGFHEKSAAPNKELSKDNVNRANELSYDKLVDEFEISLSNNMPCHDGNNAAPALILLVKRKLLQFDKSCRPAYYGTWSKKSGVVGPRHPFKKDPDLDYDADSDEEWEEEDPGESLSDCEKDNEESLEDENSKVADEEESEDSFVVPDGYLSENEGVQVDCLVGSKEDEASSTSCGPAAEVEEIEPLIRQQKILNKLTEQALRKSQPLVIFNLNHEKAKLMVAEDLVGIAKLEHICLHALSMQAFHGSPIIDLSFNDNLLPKDQEICSSNSKHSHTPTTTSPIPDSDLPEIVRLIRSCPHGLNKLVDLIQQHFPSFTKSLLKSRVREIADFADSRWKVKKEVLDKLGLSTSPENAGRAKGIAMYFSKRCLPPEGESMKASESSPQRCSKSKEHHNTCSRIHETGVEHSLS, from the exons ATGGACGGTGTTGCGCTCCTTGGTACCATTCGATCCGAAGACCTGGATCGCAGCGAGGACGATAGAGACTCCATGGTTGTCGATACGGCTCCAAATCACGCATTAGATCAATCGAGATCGAATGCCGAGGGTCTCGTTGTTCTTAATTGTGTCCCCGAAGTCGACGAGGATTTGATGAGTGTTGATGCTTCTCCTATGGAATCTGTAGCACAGTCAAAAGATACATCAAAGGATAATGATAAGGGAGTTAAGAAACAGTTGAAGAGGAAGAGAGCTTCAATTGACTCCGATTTGATAGGCAAGGATAAAGAAGCTCTGATCACACAGCTTCACCAGGAGCTTGAGGGGTTGTTTGAATACTATAAGAAGGTTTCGGGACTTAAGATAAGTTTAGAAGAGTATGGGCACCTGTCGAACAATTCGATGATTGCTTGCTTGCTAGAAGAGAGCAATCTTTCGTTTTCCAAGTTGGTGGAGGAGATTTATGAGAAGTTGAAGGCGAGAGACGGGGTTATGTTGGCTTCGGTGCGTAGTTCCGTGCTTTTTGTTGGGCAGAGATCAATGTATGGGACATCTAATGCAGATACTGATGTATTGGAAGATGAGTCCGAATCATGCCTTTGGTGTTGGGAG ACGAGGGATTGGAAGCTGTTACCTGCGAGCCTACGTGGCACTTTGAATATCCGTCGCACGGCTCGGAAGAAAATTCATGACAGGATTTCTGCTATTTCTG CAACTTTGTCTATACTTGCAAATTTAGAAGGTTGTCATGGTGGGAGAAGTGATTTCACTAAAGCATCTGTAAAACTTGGGAAAGCATTAAACCTCGACGGAATTCAATCTTTGGTAGAATGTTTGGAAAAGAAGAACGGTGCTGAAAT GGCCGAGAGAGATGccaaactaaaagaaaaagagttgatcaaAGAGGCAGAGAGAAATAAGCGGAATGccgagaaagaaaagaagaaagttgaACGTGAGATTCAGAAAGAGAAATTGCATGCT GAAAAGGAGGCAAAACGTTTGCAAGAAGCAGCCGAAAAGGAAGCAAAACGTCATGAGAAAGAAGAAGCAGAACTGAAAAAGCAACTAAAGAAGCAACAAGAAGAAGCAGAGAGGGAGCAAAAGCGCCGTGAGAAGGAAGAAGCAGAATTGAGGAAGACACTCCGCATGCAGAAGCAGGCAAATATGATGGAGCGGTTTCTTAAGAAGAGTAAAATGAATTCAGATAACCCTAATGATCGAGTCTCTACTAAGGGCCGCATTGTTGATTCTGCTTTGAAAAATGAAGAGGCAAATAATTCGGCTACATCATCCATGGACCATACCTTTTCTCACCAAGATGCTTGCGCTTTGGAGGATCTTTGGAG GTTTCATGTCGCTGGCTGGAAAAAGTTATCTTGTAACCGATTATCTAGATGGGGTGTTAGGCGCAAGCCTAAAACTGAGTTGTTGAAGGAGCTTAAGCTGCAAAAATGCTCCGAGGCTGGGTTCCATGAAAAATCTGCAGCTCCAAATAAAGAACTCTCTAAAGATAATGTGAATCGTGCAAATGAACTAAGCTATGATAAGCTTGTGGATGAATTCGAAATATCACTCTCAAACAACATGCCATGCCATGATGGGAATAATGCTGCCCCAGCACTCATTCTGTTGGTAAAGAGAAAGCTTTTACAGTTTGACAAAAGTTGCAGGCCAGCGTATTATGGCACTTGGAGCAAGAAAAG TGGTGTTGTTGGACCAAGACATCCCTTTAAGAAGGACCCTGATTTGGATTACGACGCTGATAGTGATGAAGAATGGGAAGAG GAGGATCCTGGTGAAAGTCTCTCCGATTGTGAGAAAGATAATGAGGAAAGTTTGGAGGATGAAAATTCTAAGGTTGCAGATGAAGAAGAGAGCGAAGACAGCTTTGTTGTGCCTGATGGTTATCTCTCTGAAAATGAG GGAGTTCAAGTTGACTGTTTAGTAGGCAGCAAAGAAGATGAAGCCAGCAGCACATCTTGCGGGCCAGCTGCTGAAGTTGAGGAAATTGAACCTTTAATTCGACAGCAGAAAATTCTCAATAAATTAACCGAGCAGGCTCTTAGGAAGTCCCAGCCGCTGGTGATATTCAACCTAAATCATGAGAAAGCCAAATTAATGGTGGCTGAGGATCTTGTAGGGATTGCTAAGCTCGAGCACATTTGCTTGCATGCTCTTTCCATGCAAGCCTTTCATGGAAGCCCGATTATTGATTTGTCTTTTAATGACAATTTGTTACCCAAGGACCAAGAGATTTGCTCATCAAATAGCAAGCATAGCCACACTCCGACAACCACATCACCCATTCCAGATTCAGATTTGCCAGAAATA GTAAGGCTGATTCGATCTTGTCCGCATGGGTTGAATAAGTTGGTTGACTTGATACAGCAACATTTCCCGAGCTTCACTAAGTCGCTATTGAAAAGTAGAGTGCGAGAGATAGCTGACTTTGCTGATAGTCGCTGGAAG GTTAAGAAGGAAGTATTGGACAAACTTGGTTTATCAACCTCCCCAG AAAATGCTGGAAGAGCCAAAGGAATAGCTATGTACTTCTCGAAACGTTGTTTACCTCCGGAAGGTGAGTCCATGAAAGCTTCGGAATCTTCGCCACAGCGATGCTCAAAGTCAAAAGAGCATCACAACACTTGTAGCCGCATACATGAAACTGGAGTAGAGCACTCTTTAAGCTAA
- the LOC109708932 gene encoding sister chromatid cohesion protein DCC1: MERKREKEINGEDAAGEEEEEEEAWGGGADSVLKLTAEGSSISIRYHSLFGSHDDLLLLEVDDELLPDVLHHRVVVRGQPDEEAVLCTPSATYAMKFVGTSNSVFLIPPGKSTPLIANDVMTDSNGNSIDTPDVVASVFKVAPGNIELVHAAPRLDKLNLLLTKRPYRLDEDLEDDLQYDRDLYTYKGLLEQIQASEEELRDGLKALSAVEIDGFLRIVDSKSMNLVLKVILNNSVLHEWPLNALEEDNVAVVMESDGFPQRIVLHCLETFGSRVEGNNLWSLDEKKVCLQFAKEALDGGKMKMESFMEKWMRSIPSVMHAELRMLEGEVLYEKIGVETWVRAFSVAALPSTPAERFAALFQERPKWEWKDLEPYIRDLRVPGLSLEGLLIKHTRRTQPSADVEPIFSAR, translated from the exons atggagaggaagagggagaaggagatCAATGGCGAGGAcgcggcgggggaggaggaggaggaggaggaggcgtgGGGAGGAGGAGCGGATTCGGTGCTTAAGCTCACCGCGGAGGGCTCCTCGATCTCCATTCGCTACCACTCACTCTTCGGATCCCACgatgatctcctcctcctcgaggtCGACGACGAGCTCCTCCCCGATGTTCTCCACCACCG GGTGGTCGTTCGCGGGCAGCCTGATGAGGAAGCCGTTCTATGCACGCCTTCCGCTACATACGCCATGAAGTTTGTAGGTACATCGAACTCGGTGTTTCTCATACCACCTGGAAAATCTACCCCTCTAATCGCAAATGATGTGATGACCGACAGCAATGGAAATTCCATAGATACTCCTGATGTAGTCGCATCAGTATTCAAAGTCGCTCCAGGAAACATCGAATTAGTCCACGCTGCCCCGAGGCTTGACAAGTTGAACCTGCTTCTAACCAAGAGGCCTTATAGACTAGATGAAGATCTAGAAGACGATTTACAATACGATAGGGACCTTTATACATATAAAGGTCTTTTAGAACAGATTCAGGCTAGCGAAGAGGAGCTGAGAGATGGATTAAAGGCCCTTTCAGCTGTTGAGATTGATGGGTTCTTGCGGATAGTGGATTCGAAATCCATGAATTTGGTCCTAAAGGTGATATTAAACAACTCAGTCTTGCATGAATGGCCTTTAAATGCCCTCGAGGAAGATAATGTAGCAGTCGTCATGGAGTCAGATGGCTTTCCCCAAAGAATTGTTCTCCATTGTCTTGAAACATTTGGAAGCAGGGTGGAAGGAAACAACTTGTGGAGCCTAGATGAGAAGAAGGTATGTTTGCAATTTGCCAAAGAAGCTTTGGATGGAGGGAAGATGAAGATGGAGAGTTTCATGGAGAAATGGATGAGAAGCATTCCTTCGGTGATGCATGCTGAACTGCGAATGCTCGAGGGAGAAGTGTTGTATGAAAAGATTGGAGTCGAAACTTGGGTTCGTGCTTTCAGTGTTGCAGCTCTTCCGTCAACTCCAGCTGAGCGTTTCGCAGCACTTTTCCAGGAGCGGCCAAAGTGGGAGTGGAAAGATTTGGAGCCATACATAAG gGATTTGAGAGTGCCGGGTCTTTCTTTAGAAGGTTTGCTTATCAAGCATACTCGAAGAACACAACCAAGTGCGGATGTTGAACCCATTTTTAGCGCAAGATAA